ATCCAGCTGACTGCCCACGGTCTCTCTCACTTTTGAAATGTGCTGTTTGGAGAAAATATGATCTCTGATGGACAAGCAGGCAGAGTATTTCACCCCACAGAGAGTACACTCTGGTTTGGTGCCTCCCGTTCCACTTTGATTGATCATGAAAGGCTTCCCTATGttgattttaaatttcttttcttttgcccTTGCGTTTTGAAACCACACCTGGACCACCCGTTTGGGCAGACCAATCTCATTGCCCAGCATTTCACATTCTTTCATGGTTGGCGTTCGGTAGTCACTGAAGCTAGCCTTGAGAACCTTGAGTTGAAGATTGCTCATCTGGGTCCTGAAATGCTTATGACCTGGCCGATCATTACTTTTGGATTTAAAAGGGTTGCTAGACCCAAATGGATTCGGTGAGCTGGGATCAGCTATGCTGGAGGTTTCACTGCGATCAGCGTTGTCATCAGGGTCATCTGTGATATAAAAGCTTTGGTCGCGGTCACCATCTttctcattgaaatggattgatgGACTGGTAAGTGAAAAGAGAAATTTGTCATCGCAGACCtcagttgtgggtgtggttgctgGTTTTGGCAAAGCATCCAGAGTTTTTGGCTCTTTAGGAGAGAGTGCTGGTTTCATATCTGCATAACTTCCTGTGGTACTTTCCATCTCAGTGTTTCCCTCATCTCCAGTGGTGGCATCGCTGATAGCTGtattgatggatgaagtctcatcAAATTCAGCTTTAGTTTGATCATATCCAGACAGGAGGGGCGTTTAAATTCTCTACATCCTCAGGACATTCTGCTTTAATAGAAGAAGGGCTTAAAAGATTCTTCGGTGACAGCTCTGCTGTTTTACTAACAGGTGTTGACACTGTAGAAGCCAATTCATTCTCACTCAATAGATCAATTTTAGTTAATGGCAAAGACGGATaatcaaaataaatgtatttctgtGGGCTTTCTCCTCCGTCCTCTGTGGATATTAAAGGGCTTGGTGGCAAGCTGTAACCTGCCTGCTTTCCTTCATTCCAGTGCCGAGAGCGAATGTGGCTTTCTAAAGCTGACTTTGCCTTAAACAGGGCTCGGCAGAATGGACACAATTTATGAGACTGTGCTGGACCCACTGCCCGGAACTGGCCTTTCCTTTCTCGTGCACGTGTATTTTGGAACCAGACTTGCACGACTCTTTTTTTCAGCCCGACTTCATGTGCAATATGATCGAGCATTTTGGGGGTAGGATTGGAGTCTAGCAAATATTTCTCATAGAGTATTTCCAGTTGTTCGGGGGTGATTGTGGTTCTCAAGCGCTTATCACGGTGTTGGTCTTCACCGCTATTCCCACCCTCCTTTTCGCTGCAATTATTATCTTCTTTGTCATCCAGTTTCCTTTTAAGGGAAGCAGCAACAGTGCCTGGGGTGGTAGCGTCGTGGGAGGAACTGGTCTGAGGTGGCATTTGTGTGAGAGAGCTACCCAGGAGCTGTCCAGTCATCAGAGGGTTGTTGGGATCGAATATCATGTAGGGCATGTCCAAGGGCCTTTCCAAGAATGGAGAGTGAAGGAACTGGTTTTGAGCAGCGAGGAAGTGCATGTGCTGGTGCTCCTGCCAAAGTTCCAGCGTTGGGAAGGCAACGGTACACTGATCACATTGGTACTGCAGTAACTGTGGAGGTAGACTGTTCTGGAGAGAAGTCATGGAAATTTGCAGTGGACTGGaagggactgggttttgagaggcCGAGGGAGGTCTTCCAATAAGTTGGGGTTGTTTGGGTGGCTACGGCTGTGGCTGGGCGGTGGGTGCCTGCGGTGGGTCTGTTGAAGTCGATGCTAATGATGGGGCTGGTTTGGTGCCTTGAGAAGGGGGTGAAGGGTCACTCTGATTTGGCTTTTCTGTGGGATAGTCAGGTTTTGGAGAAGCCTTCTCAGGTTCTGGTTTGGGTGACGAAATCAAGGGCGTGCTAGTCCCCGAGCCAGAACTTACAGCAGGGACAGTGGAGGTTTTGGCTGCATCCGTTTGTCCAGACACCACACAATGCTTGTAAACCACCTGATCTGTGGCATCAATGGAGTCTTCCGTCTGGCTTTCATCTTGGGCATCGTCATCTTCATCCTTATAACACTGTTTTTTCTGATGTGTAATCAAGTCAAAGATCCTGGGGAAAACCACATTGCACTTTTTATATTGGTACTGCATGTTGCTCGTTCGAATGTAGCGTTCGTtcgtgagttctctcttttcattGTCTTTAGTTTTTGCTTGGTTCTCATAGCTCTTTTGTGCTTTCTGCCTGGCATTCTGGAACCATACAACAAAAACCAGAGTGGGTAGATTAAGAATGGTAGAGAGTTGTTCTATTTCATCATCTTTTGGGTAAGCATTGGTGTCAAAAAAGTCTTGTAGAACCCTCAGCTGGTATTTGGTAAACCTGGTCCTCGAAGACCTTTTGCTGAAGGAGGCATCCGACTTGTAATGTTCTAAAGAGGCGGGCTGTGGGTCAATTCGGATATCTTCCAAAACAGTGATTGGAGGGTTACTGAAGTTGTATGGTGAATCCTTATTTCTCTGTCGTTCCCTAAAAAGGGTATTTCGAAACCAGTGTTTGATAACTTTTTGAGAAAGGCCAGATTTCTCTGCCATTTCTTGGATCTGTTCTTCACTTGGAGAATTATTGATGTCAAAATAAGCCCTCAGGATTTTTAGTTGATCATCTGTAATTCTTGTCCGGGGGCGTTTGAACTGAGAATGCCTTAAGAAGTTTGGATCTAACCCGAGCTGCTGCTGGCAAAGTTGAGTGAGATCTGCTGAGAGAGTGTCCATCTGTGGCAGCTGCAGGGCAAGCGGTGGGGGGAGTGTGGGGTGTTGCACTGGTTGCATCTTGATGGAAGAAAAGAGTGGAAGGTCCAgagaaacaggcagctggacctggGGGGTAGCAGAAGGTGGgggtggagggggagggggaggaggaggaggtggtggcGGAGGGGGCGGGGAAGTGGGTGGTGGAGCTTGCAGAGGGGTAGAAACCGTGCTTGGGATTTTCATGGGACCCATGGGAGAAGGCTGTGGGGGAGCTGGTGGCAGGGGAGGAGGCGGAGGTGGAGGTAGAGGTGGCGGTGGCATTTCAGGGGAAGATGGAGAATTTGGATAAAGCTTGTCATAGGCCTCCCTGTACTGAGGAGCAAATTTTTCTAGTGCTCCGTAGGGAAAAAATTGCCCATGTACATGCTCTTGGTGACTCTTCAGGATGAGAACATTGGAAAACAATTTACCACACGTTCCACATTCCAGTTTGTCAGTGTTTTCCCCTTCGCCACTCTTGTTATTCTTCTGTACCTTCTGCCTGTTTTCGTTATACTGGATGATTAATTCAAAACCAAAGTTTTCCAATAAAGCTTTGGCTGCATTTCCTCTGCCCCCCGAGGCTATTCggggtggagggatggatggttctgaggatttttgctTCTTTATGTCTTTGCCTTCTTTGAGTCCTTCACCTTCATTTACAAATTCTTGCTTCGGTTTCTCTTGCTTTTCGGCAATTTCTTCTGCTTCCTTATAAGATGGTATGTCCTTCATGATCTGGCAGTCTGTATTGGCTAGATTGTTTTGCTCTTGTTTCAATAATTTGCTTGGCTGCTGCTGCTGGGGTGGTGGCtgcggctgctgctgctgctgtttctGAGGCTGCAGCTGGGGCTGTGTGGCTTGGTACTGTTGTGCTTGCTGCTGTAGAATCTGGAGTTGAGTTTGGCCAACATGATGTTGCGTTTGAATCTACTGAtcctcaagcaaggagccagccATTCCCGTCATGCCCAGAATACCAAATGTGGCAGAGCCTGGCAAGCCCAAATCTGGACCCAGACTGAATTCCGTCCCAGGTATGTAGAATGGAAAGAGAAACTGAGGCTGCTGAAACTGCAGCAGTGCttctggagtcatgaaaaaatgaGGCAAAAAGGCTGGCTTTAGAAACTGTGGCTAAAAGAACGCAGCTTGCTGTTGTAACTCATGCTGCAGTTGCATCTGAATTTGTGCTGGTGACTGCGGTGGGTGATGTGTAGGCTGAGCAGAGATTAATTCAGGAGTTTgctttttatttaattctttggCATCTAAGTGGGTATCTTTGCTGTTGACTGCTGCTAAACTCATGGAATCTAACATCCCTTGGCCAGGGCTATTTACGTTTGCTGCAGTGCTGTGTCCACTGGCCACATGCCCGCTGGGCTCCAGCTTTGCAGCCCTGGCCTTTGTCTGGTGGAGCACAGACCTCATGTGCATTTCCAATGTCGAGCTTTGGCTGTATGCAACATTGCAGATGCTGCACTTGTAGGGTTTGTTGTCTGTGCTGCTGTTGGTTTCTTGTGGGACAGGACTGGAGGCTTCCTGCAAAACCTTTTTCAACTTATGCAGGTGAGAGACTTAATTATAATGGACCAAAAGAATGTTCTTTTGGGTGAATGACTCTTTACACACTGTACATTTATATGGACGAGATGGATCAAGGAATTTTTCCATTGTAAAATTGGGCCCTTTTCTAAAAAGTAAGGTCTGCTTTTGTTCAGAGCCCAAGTCATCTGGAATAGAACTACTATCACTTCCTACAGGACTTGCCTTCCCTTCATGGTCTACCTCATACTCTCTCTCCATTTCCTGTTCTAAGCCATGGTCATCTTGGGCCATAGCTTCACTTTCTGCCCAAAGTTCACCATTCACGGGCAAGGAGGCATAGAGCTGTTGGAGTTCAGTTTCACTCAGTTCTGGGTGGCCTGCTTCCAAGTGTTTTTTTAAAGCCTGGAATGTACGGAAACTACGCTGGCAGAGGTTACACATTGTTGCAGCCCAAATTGCATGATAATGGGAATGTATCTGAAGCTTCTGCATAGTTTTAAAAGCCAAGCTACAATGGTTACAGCAATACTTATAAACATGGCGGTCAGAAACAGAGAGAGGTTGCCATTTTTGCTGTTCATTTAGTTGATCTTGCAGTGTGTCAGGGATTTTCACATCCTTACTGCTATTTTTATTCCATTCCAATATTTCTGGGGGCTCTTTAGCTGGTTTCTGCTCCTCACTATTTATTTCCAAGCTAGCCTTTGAATCCTCAAGACCTGCCATACTTTTCTCATCCATTGGGCTTTCACCTGTTCAGAGAAAGCACAAACCTCTGTTACGAAATCTATGGCTCCAATATCAATAGATTGTAAATAGGATAAATATAAAGATCTCTGACTTAACTGATTCTTTGGATATTTATTAAGTAATTAAATATTACTTTAAATATTTACTAAGTAACTACTAACAGCACTGGACTGGATCCTGAAGACATGATAATAAGTAAGAATTCATCATCAATCTTGCAGAATTTCAGGATAGGGAAGAAAACaagtcaaaagtaaaaaaaaaatacactatgCTACAATTGGCATGATACCAAGGTGTTAGTTAATTAAAACAACATAGAATATTCTTGGCTGTTCAGCAATTAGATTTCTCAAGGACAGGTGGAGATAACCAGTTGTCAAATATGTCTTGGAAAATAAGGCTCACGGAAACATTGTACATTTTCTTCCtttcatgctttttaaaaataaatctttaatgGTAAGAATCTTGGTGCACTGCCACAAGGGCAAGTCcctaagtgctttttccacagatcTTCATCATAAGCTGGAATACCTGTATATTTCCCAGATGCCTCCGCTGTCATGGCTGCAGTGTGTCCTGCTCTGACTTCTCAGAGGtggctgctggcagcagcatactGTTTGGCATCATCATGTCAGGGACAGGCACCTTTAAAAACCAAAAGGGTTCCAAGTTAAAAGTACTCCAGAAAATTATAAATTCCATCACTTATCCCATTTGACAGCAGCATATCCCATTTGCATTTTTCCAACCAAAGCAGGGACATCTATCCCTTCAGATTTCAGACCAATGCTGTTACAATGctgtacttttcttttctttctcttaattATGGTTTCAAGATTTTTGTAGGTCTATTTTTTTATAATGATAATCAAGAAACTTTGAAATGCAAAGTGCCCACATGAGTCATTTGATTAACATTACAGATATAAAAAGACTACAAAATACGTAATTAATTAGGCTATGCTTtgtatcatattttttttctctaagcaAAAGAGACCACAAATGGGCCTCCACTGTGATTTCTATAACACAGTCAATAAAAGACCTTTCAGTAGctcagaagaaataaatttctaccaACCCATAATTACATATTTGCATTGATAGTTTACCCAGATCATGTCACACATGCATCAACATTTGGTATCCTTACTGTCATAAGCAGCTTCTCCACACAATCTGGAGACACACTGCGCAAATGAGTCAGGTGCAGCTGGAGATGCATTTTGTTGCTGAGGACGTCCTGGCAGAGAGGACAGCAGATGACTGGTTGCACTGAGTGCTGCGACAGCATGTGCATCTGGATCCGACTTTGGTCCCTACTATTGTAGTTACAATAAAGACACTGATAGAACTGGAAAAGATTGAATAAACATGACCTCTGTGAGTTAATGTATTTTGATGACTTCAGAACTTTGGCAGTAATACCAAGTGTTAATAATATTGCCCTTGGATATGTCTATGTACATTTCAATCACATGGAATTTGGGGGGCTCTTAAACTATTAGTAACAGgtaaacaaacagacaaacaaaaagagATTTCCACAACAAAGGAAAACAACATTATTTACCTGTTCATGACAGAATTTATTGTCCTCTGAAGGTTTTGAACTTTTTGTTGCAACATCCTCTTCTTTAGCCAACAGGAGTGGCTGGGTGCCCCCTGCTACACTGACTTTTAGCTCCTTCTCTGGTGTGATTATTCCTGATTGCAAAAAGAATAGAGCAACTCAAATTATAAACATTATATCATAAATAGAAAATTATGTTTTTCAAATAACTGACTCTCAATTAACTGAGTCACAAAAAGAATTAGGCAAGCACTTTTAAATGATGCTCAGATCAAAAGACAAGAAACACATCTTTTTGTCCACTGACTAAGTAgactttataaatatattttcaaaggtACTCCTGTCTCATGTTTAGATAACCCTAGGTGGCCTTGAGAGGTTTATCAATAACATGTGCTCTCTGGTGTCCCAGAATGCCTTCATCAAATTAAAACCAATCTATTCCCATTCACAAATACAAACTCAGAAATTCATTATTTTTACTAATATCTAATCAGCTATTTCTTTTTGAAATCTCTGAATGAAGAGAATATTTCAAAATTCTGAGAAGAGCTGGCTTGATATAACTCAGGAACTAAAATATTTTGACATCATTAAtggatttaaaaatcaaaaggttGTTAAAGCAAACCATACATTACATTGCTATTGCTATTGCTATTAGGGATATTGTCTTTGCTGGAGATGTTTTAGCACTTGGCTGTACACACAGCATTATAGGACAAATCTTAAGAAGACAATTGCTTTATGAGGTTAATCCAAATACTTGGTGTTAAAGACGACTTAAAATTTTGCTCAGATGAGCAATGTAATATGGTGGAGTCTCACACACATCAAAGAAAAGAGCACAATTCTAATTTCCCAATCTAACAGAAAATTctttccagcatcaatttgcctgATAATCTCCTCTGTGAGGCTGGATATTACAGCGACATTGGGTAGGCATGTCACATACATCTCACGACAAACACAAAACCTCATTTACCAGCCATTCCAATCTCATCATAGCACGGCATCATCTGACCTTTTTTCTGCTGTTTATTATGAGTATTTCTAATTTTAACTTTCAATTTTCACCATCTTCCAGTCAATTTGCAACTAAATTATTTCCAGGGTGAGGACACTATCACTGGACAACTGGGTGCAAATACATCTTGAAATGCAATGAAGCTAAACCATTGATTGCTATCAGACCCCGCGTAAATATATAGTCCAGGCGTAATCTGATTGTATGCTGTGCATGAAGATTTATCTTGATTTTTCTTCAATCCACATGCAgttcatataaatgaataaattgaagtgattttttttcttttttttcaaaataacccacttttaatttaaaaataaggtcaatggtattttggaaacaaaataaaaatgaacaatatttttACTCTGGATACAGATGCATAATATATACCATATGAATAAATTCAGAAATCTCAAATTCATAACAAATTCAAGGGTTATACTGAGGAGACTAAATTAAAATAGAATCTAAATGATATAATGACAATAATTTTATTCCTTTAGGTTTGAATTAGTTCCTGACATACAGAATTAGTGCTGAGTTTTCTACAGATTACATTGATATTGATTTCTGAATTTATAAACAttggattttattttaattaacacTTTTGTTCTCTATTTCCATATGCTgtagagaaattcaaattctttttagatgtttaaaaaataacctgtcatttgtatttgaataaacttaaatttgaaataaatttaaagtCTCATTATATTGATTAAAAAGTATCTGATTATCTGATACCTAAAGATGTGCTAAAACTGGGGATGTTCATCTCACAattaataaaaattcatttttctttctcaaagGAAAGGCAGAATATAATTTATGCTTAGTAGATgttaaaaaatttacaaaaacaaTATGATATTTAATATTTGCAAATTCACTGTTTACGTATCAGATCAAGTTGTGCAAAATTGACTGTCATTAGAATCAGCAAGTGCCTATCAGTTGCCTCCGCCtgtgaaatttttctttaaaagtttctATTAATGAGTAAGAATATGCTTCCTTAGAAGATGAATACACCATGATGTaccccttttcattatattttgctCCTAGTAGAATTGGACAAGACAAAATTATAAGTCCATTCAAGACTatcaaaaaaaagttgaaaaaaaaatgtccatgACATTTGTTGCTTGTAGGCCATTTGGAGCATCAGAAATAGAATAAACTTTCCAGAAACTTTTATTAAATGTATATTCATGGGCTTAattgaaaatacacacacacacacacacacacacacacacacacaaatgtgtatCTTATCCTGACATTGATatcataaaagagaataaaagaccACACATTAGGGTGCCtacttgtaatctcagcagctcagggggctgaggcaggaggactgcaagtttggggccagcctgggcagtgcAGCAAGACATCATCTCAAAATAACAAGTGAAAAGGGCTGGAggtttagttcagtggtagattgcccaggagttcaatccccagtaaaccaaccaaacaaacaaaaccataaaAAAGTATTAAGTTCaagatttgagacattttactaaGCCTATACAGtgatgtgtgtttttttgtataattTATACCTGTGTATTAAGGATATATTGCCTTTATTTTATGCTTATTATATTCATCAAAAACATAATTGCTTTGGGGGctaggtttgtagctcagtggtagagtactttcctagcacatgtgagacaataagttctatcctcatcaccacataaaaataaataaataaaataaaggtattacatccatctacaactaaaaatatcttaaaatactGTTCTGTGTTGCATCAAGAAAGGAAAATTTAAGTTTCAACTATTATAGGGCTATTTGGCTAATTAACTGCATTCATTGAACCATGAGTTTTCACATAAGCTGTGAAGTTTCCAAAGACCATTTTGCTTTAAATTAAGAagctataaaattataaataaaggcTAGCCTGCCTAACTTTAGCTATGTGCCCTAGAAATGAAAATAACTCATGGTAAGTAGAAGGAGAGAATACTGAAGTATAATAACATATGACAAAAATGACTCTTAAGCTTGAGGAGGTTGGGaggactattttttttaatatatccttatttttatttatttatttatttttatgtggtgttcaggatcgaacccagggtctcatacatgcaaggcaagtgctctacccctaagccacaactccagccctgggaGGACTATTTGTAAAGACAGTAGAAGACACAGTTTACATATATTTGTCTTTTATACTCAGAGGGGTGTTATCTCGAGTATAATATTATGCCATTCCTGGCAAAGTACAGGAAATTTGCTTGGTTGTTTTTCCTGAATTCTAATTTCCTAGACATGTCTTTTATTAGATAAAGGCCAATTAATTTTAGGAAGGTTGTGATAATGTTCTGTGATTAGTTAGTTTGTATTTGCAAACTTAAATTTGAAATAAACCCAGTTTGTTACCCTAgaccagaaaaaaaattgaaatagatCATAATATATTTTGTGACATAAAGGACACCACAATATTCTTAAAGAACAATGtcattttaatgaattttaacTAAAAAATGAAGTCAAATTACAAATAAACACTACCACATAGATGAGCCAATGATTATCTGTCAGTTATAGGATTAGCTAACTTGCATGAGATTGCTAATATAAAAATGACATAATTCATTTCAATTCAGATGCCACCTACTTAATAACTCTCAATCCCTAAAATACAGAAGGTTGTAAAATGGTTTATACTCATAACAAGTGAGGAAAATCCAATAATGCATGTGTACCCCTAgcaaatcttgaaaaaaaaacaataaaacaaaacactgaGTTTTTATTTATGAGTCAATATATTTGGTAAAGTTTGAATACTATAAAACCTGGATATAACAGATGTTATTCAACTCTAAATAACTCTAAATTATAATTACCAGTACAGTATTCTTTCTAATGAGAGTAGaatgaaagaataattttaattgCAATAATGAAGGTTAATTTCCATCTTTCCTCATGTTTACTCCCTTATTAAAAAGTGGTCCCCTTAGCCATGGCAGAGACATATTACATTTTCAATGCAAATGTATTAATCTGGATAAACTCTATATTAATTCTTGTACTGCACAGAGCTATAATTTGGATTATAATTAATCTAAAGTGGCACTAGATTTAAATGACAATATAAATGAAGCATTAGGAGGCTTTTCTATTATACATGAATATTCAACAAATATAACTTGCATATTGCCATGTCTCATTTTGAGAGCTCCAGTCCTACAGATTAGTGTCAGTAACACAGCACAACAGCTTACACAAACATAGCCTCCCTAACGTGTGTTAattccttcatttttaaaaagttctatgttttattgaattttttggAATGTATAAAGAATATTTTATGTCCTTAGATCATTTCACATTTagttcaatgaatatttttgagaacagTTCATTTCTAGGTATTTTGATTTAGAGATAAGTAGAAAAACATGGTTCCTACCATGAGCTCATGGGTTGGAAAGTGGGGAGAGGTggagtgtatatgtgtttgtgtgcctATATATTAGTTGTGTGTACACGTAGTATATATTTGTAGGTAGTTGCTGTATAGAGCCTGTATATACAGACACAAATACACATATTATACATATtggtatatgtatgtacatatatatgctaTGCATTCTGAGTTGATTTGCCTATTAAAGaataaattcaagaaaaaaaaagttctatgtTTAAGTGGGGTCAAACTGTTTTCCCATCTAACATATTAAGATagtaattactttataattttgcTAATATTCTTTTGACAATTTTAActgatataatatatatgtatataggatatgTTATGTGGATTGCTATTTAATCATTAGAAATATTTACAAAGCAAAAAATTCCATGTAATAATTTTTTAACCTAATAATTGTCAATTTAAAAAGCATAAAATCTTGTTAAAAAGTTCATGTTAATTTCCAATAACAAGAACTGTCTTGAAGGCTAGGAGATTTCAAAGCTAAAGATTTGCATCTCAGCATTTGCTTTTAGTTGGTCCTTGCTTAGAGCTAATTTTTATCCCTGCAGATACACCTGGGGAAGCTTTTTTATgggaataaaatttgttttaaataacTACCATTATGCAATATTCTGTGTCCTCTCAGACACCCGAGTCCTGTCTGTATTGTACAATTAGGCACCCAAGGAAGGACCATAACTCATCAGGCTGTTAGGGAGTCATTGGGTCCATTATTTATGCAGAGCAG
This genomic stretch from Callospermophilus lateralis isolate mCalLat2 unplaced genomic scaffold, mCalLat2.hap1 Scaffold_105, whole genome shotgun sequence harbors:
- the LOC143389999 gene encoding LOW QUALITY PROTEIN: zinc finger homeobox protein 4-like (The sequence of the model RefSeq protein was modified relative to this genomic sequence to represent the inferred CDS: inserted 4 bases in 3 codons; substituted 5 bases at 5 genomic stop codons), with translation METCDSPPISRQENGQSTSKLCGTTQLDNKVPEKVAGMEPYRENSSTDDNLKTDERXSEVLPGFSVENAAATQVTSAKEIPCNECATSFPSLQKYMEHHCPNARLPVLKDDNESEISELEYSDVENLTGEIVYQPDGSAYIIEDSKESGQNAQHGAHSKLFSTAMFLDSLASIGEKSDQSASAPMLFYPQIINTFHIASSLRKPFTADQAFPNTSALAGVGPVLHSFHVYDLRHKREKDYLTSDGTAKNSCVSKDVPNNVDLSKFESCVSDGKRKPVLMCFLCKLSFGYIRSFVTHAVHDHQMTLNDEEQKLLSNKCVSAIIQGIGKDKEPLISFLEPKKFTSVYPHFSTTNLIGPDPTFRGLWSTFHVENGDSLPAGFAFLKGSASPSSSAEQPLGITQMPKAEVNXGGLSSLVVNTPITSVSLSHSSSESSNSHLQKQEGAVNPESCYYYCAVCDYSPKVKLNLVQHVRSVKHQQTEGLRKLQLHQQVLPPEEDNLSEIFFVKDCPPNELETASLGARTCEDDLTEQQLRAEEQSEESEGAIKPPAVAEDDEKHTSERDNGEGKSSHKDSGIITPEKELKVSVAGGTQPLLLAKEEDVATKSSKPSEDNKFCHEQFYQCLYCNYNSRDQSRIQMHMLSQHSVQPVICCPLCQDVLSNKMHLQLHLTHLRSVSPDCVEKLLMTVPVPDMMMPNSMLLPAATSEKSEQDXTAAMTAEASGKYTGESPMDEKSMAGLEDSKASLEINSEEQKPAKEPPEILEWNKNSSKDVKIPDTLQDQLNEQQKWQPLSVSDRHVYKYCCNHCSLAFKTMQKLQIHSHYHAIWAATMCNLCQRSFRTFQALKKHLEAGHPELSETELQQLYASLPVNGELWAESEAMAQDDHGLEQEMEREYEVDHEGKASPVGSDSSSIPDDLGSEQKQTLLFRKGPNFTMEKFLDPSRPYKCTVCKESFTQKNILLVHYNXVSHLHKLKKVLQEASSPVPQETNSSTDNKPYKCSICNVAYSQSSTLEMHMRSVLHQTKARAAKLEPSGHVASGHSTAANVNSPGQGMLDSMSLAAVNSKDTHLDAKELNKKQTPELISAQPTHHPPQSPAQIQMQLQHELQQQAAFFXPQFLKPAFLPHFFMTPEALLQFQQPQFLFPFYIPGTEFSLGPDLGLPGSATFGILGMTGMAGSLLEDQXIQTQHHVGQTQLQILQQQAQQYQATQPQLQPQKQQQQQPQPPPQQQQPSKLLKQEQNNLANTDCQIMKDIPSYKEAEEIAEKQEKPKQEFVNEGEGLKEGKDIKKQKSSEPSIPPPRIASGGRGNAAKALLENFGFELIIQYNENRQKVQKNNKSGEGENTDKLECGTCGKLFSNVLILKSHQEHVHGQFFPYGALEKFAPQYREAYDKLYPNSPSSPEMPPPPLPPPPPPPLPPAPPQPSPMGPMKIPSTVSTPLQAPPPTSPPPPPPPPPPPPPPPPPPSATPQVQLPVSLDLPLFSSIKMQPVQHPTLPPPLALQLPQMDTLSADLTQLCQQQLGLDPNFLRHSQFKRPRTRITDDQLKILRAYFDINNSPSEEQIQEMAEKSGLSQKVIKHWFRNTLFRERQRNKDSPYNFSNPPITVLEDIRIDPQPASLEHYKSDASFSKRSSRTRFTKYQLRVLQDFFDTNAYPKDDEIEQLSTILNLPTLVFVVWFQNARQKAQKSYENQAKTKDNEKRELTNERYIRTSNMQYQYKKCNVVFPRIFDLITHQKKQCYKDEDDDAQDESQTEDSIDATDQVVYKHCVVSGQTDAAKTSTVPAVSSGSGTSTPLISSPKPEPEKASPKPDYPTEKPNQSDPSPPSQGTKPAPSLASTSTDPPQAPTAQPQPXPPKQPQLIGRPPSASQNPVPSSPLQISMTSLQNSLPPQLLQYQCDQCTVAFPTLELWQEHQHMHFLAAQNQFLHSPFLERPLDMPYMIFDPNNPLMTGQLLGSSLTQMPPQTSSSHDATTPGTVAASLKRKLDDKEDNNCSEKEGGNSGEDQHRDKRLRTTITPEQLEILYEKYLLDSNPTPKMLDHIAHEVGLKKRVVQVWFQNTRARERKGQFRAVGPAQSHKLCPFCRALFKAKSALESHIRSRHWNEGKQAGYSLPPSPLISTEDGGESPQKYIYFDYPSLPLTKIDLLSENELASTVSTPVSKTAELSPKNLLSPSSIKAECPEDVENLNAPPXSGYDQTKAEFDETSSINTAISDATTGDEGNTEMESTTGSYADMKPALSPKEPKTLDALPKPATTPTTEVCDDKFLFSLTSPSIHFNEKDGDRDQSFYITDDPDDNADRSETSSIADPSSPNPFGSSNPFKSKSNDRPGHKHFRTQMSNLQLKVLKASFSDYRTPTMKECEMLGNEIGLPKRVVQVWFQNARAKEKKFKINIGKPFMINQSGTGGTKPECTLCGVKYSACLSIRDHIFSKQHISKVRETVGSQLDRKKDYLAPTTARQLMAQQEFDQIKRASDVLGLTVQQPGMMDSSSLHGISLPAAYPGLPGLPPVLLPGMNSPSSLPGFPQNSNSKSFKGKSV